One genomic window of Centropristis striata isolate RG_2023a ecotype Rhode Island chromosome 20, C.striata_1.0, whole genome shotgun sequence includes the following:
- the LOC131993160 gene encoding deleted in malignant brain tumors 1 protein-like isoform X1, with protein sequence MWTLLVLCSVIASHGGQGYPWGTTPGSCRYNCGWDLGSCSCDYDCEWRGSCCSDYRDYCMDTTYMPETTTDLPSCLYNCGSYLGSCSCESSCHYYGSCCPDYNYYCPMPTTTLQPDTTDTDITHWYTCQGNCGIDMGICSCTSSCEYRGNCCYHYRDYCLDTTADLWTTGQPSCRYNCGWDMGSCSCRSSCLNYGNCCDDFYSYCDYSTTEGSLITDNPSCHGKCGWDMGSCSCTRSCVKNHNCCNDYYGYCYNYHTTEEPETAISQPSCGWYCGSDMGSCSCASSCVYYGNCCNDYYDYCYYYHSTVGPETATAPPCGGSLFGSGTFSSPNHPDHYHDNAYCVWQLRTSFDQRIFLSFTYLQLENCCDCDYVSIYDGPSVGSRYLGKVCNDSLSTFYSTSNYMTVLFRTDMSVVARGFNAEFISSLPPSSGRVDCSSDNMNIVIDKSYLNSLGYDAHNLYLSDPHCRPQISSYSVVFSFPINTCGNVREFQNGRVVYTNTIRAYSSNSGEITRQSHLKMNVSCRMEQDSVSQIMYVVHDHDNTSITGTGRFNTSMDFYTSSSFFYKVTEVPYKVKLNQRLYVQVNLRRSDSSLVLFLDTCVTSPSPHDFQSRSYDLVRNGCPVDDTYAAYSTGTRPYARFRFQAFQFLRASDTVYIQCKVLICQASDYNSRCRQGCNKRVARDLGSEHDSETLVLGPIQLEDPEQKEEETQEQDEA encoded by the exons ATGTGGACTCTCTTGGTTCTTTGCAGCGTGATCGCCTCACATGGAGGTCAAG GATACCCTTGGGGAACAACACCAG GTTCTTGCAGATACAACTGTGGCTGGGATCTTGGTTCCTGCTCGTGCGATTATGACTGTGAATGGCGGGGGTCCTGCTGCTCAGACTATAGAG ATTACTGCATGGACACCACTTACATGCCAGAAACAACAACAG ATCTGCCCTCATGTCTTTACAACTGCGGCAGTTACCTGGGAAGCTGCTCCTGCGAGAGCTCTTGTCATTACTATGGCAGCTGTTGCCCTGACTACAACT ATTACTGCCCAATGCCGACCACAACACTGCAACCTGATACAACTGACACAGACATCACGC ATTGGTATACGTGTCAAGGCAACTGCGGCATAGACATGGGTATCTGCTCCTGCACCAGCTCTTGTGAATACCGTGGAAACTGTTGCTATCACTACAGAG ATTACTGCCTCGACACCACAGCCGATCTATGGACAACAG GTCAGCCCTCGTGTCGTTACAACTGTGGCTGGGACATGGGAAGCTGCTCCTGCAGAAGCTCTTGTCTAAACTATGGCAACTGTTGTGATGACTTCTACA gtTACTGTGACTACTCTACTACTGAAGGATCATTGATAACAG ATAACCCCTCATGTCATGGGAAATGTGGCTGGGACATGGGAAGCTGCTCCTGCACAAGGTCTTGTGTGAAAAATCACAACTGCTGCAATGACTACTACG GTTACTGCTACAACTACCACACTACTGAAGAACCAGAAACTGCAATAA GTCAGCCCTCATGTGGTTGGTACTGTGGCTCGGACATGGGAAGCTGCTCCTGTGCAAGCTCTTGTGTATACTATGGCAACTGCTGCAATGACTACTACG attactgctactactaccacAGTACTGTAGGACCAGAAACTGCAACAG CACCGCCCTGTGGAGGCTCTCTGTTTGGCTCTGGTACCTTCTCCAGCCCCAACCACCCCGACCACTACCACGACAATGCCTACTGTGTCTGGCAGCTCAGGACTTCGTTCGACCAGAGAATCTTCCTGTCATTCACATACCTCCA attgGAGAACTGCTGCGACTGTGACTACGTTTCCATCTACGATGGGCCATCTGTCGGCTCTAGATATCTGGGGAAAGTGTGCAACGACAGTCTCAGTACTTTCTACTCCACTTCCAACTACATGACTGTGCTCTTCAGGACTGATATGTCTGTGGTTGCCCGAGGGTTCAATGCTGAGTTCATAAGTTCACTGCCACCAAGCTCAG GTCGAGTGGACTGTTCCTCAGACAACATGAACATTGTGATCGATAAGAGTTACCTGAACTCTCTCGGCTACGATGCCCACAATCTGTACCTGAGTGACCCACATTGCAGACCCCAGATTTCCAGCTATTCGGTGGTCTTCAGCTTCCCCATTAATACTTGTGGCAATGTTCGAGAG TTTCAGAACGGCAGAGTTGTGTACACCAACACTATCCGTGCCTACAGCTCCAACTCTGGAGAGATCACACGGCAGTCTCACCTTAAGATGAACGTGAGCTGTCGAATGGAGCAGGACTCAGTGTCTCAGATCATGTACGTTGTCCATGATCATGACAACACCAGCATTACAGGCACAGGCAGATTCAACACCAGCATGGATTTCTACACATCCAGCAGCTTCTTCTACAAG GTGACTGAAGTTCCATATAAGGTGAAACTTAACCAGCGATTGTACGTCCAAGTGAACCTGAGGAGAAGTGACAGTTCCCTGGTTCTCTTTCTTGACACCTGTGTGACTTCACCATCACCCCATGACTTCCAGAGCAGATCTTACGACCTGGTCCGCAACGG CTGTCCTGTGGATGACACCTACGCGGCCTACAGCACTGGCACTCGTCCCTATGCCCGTTTCAGATTTCAGGCTTTCCAGTTTTTGCGTGCCTCGGATACAGTGTACATCCAGTGCAAGGTCCTGATATGCCAAGCCTCTGACTACAATTCGCGCTGCCGCCAAGGCTGTAACAAACGTGTGGCCAGAGACCTGGGGTCAGAACACGACAGTGAAACTCTGGTCCTGGGTCCAATCCAACTTGAAG ACCCTGAGCAAAAGGAGGAAGAGACTCAGGAGCAGGACGAGGCTTGA
- the LOC131993160 gene encoding deleted in malignant brain tumors 1 protein-like isoform X4 encodes MWKYSNYCMDTTYMPETTTDLPSCLYNCGSYLGSCSCESSCHYYGSCCPDYNYYCPMPTTTLQPDTTDTDITHWYTCQGNCGIDMGICSCTSSCEYRGNCCYHYRDYCLDTTADLWTTGQPSCRYNCGWDMGSCSCRSSCLNYGNCCDDFYSYCDYSTTEGSLITDNPSCHGKCGWDMGSCSCTRSCVKNHNCCNDYYGYCYNYHTTEEPETAISQPSCGWYCGSDMGSCSCASSCVYYGNCCNDYYDYCYYYHSTVGPETATAPPCGGSLFGSGTFSSPNHPDHYHDNAYCVWQLRTSFDQRIFLSFTYLQLENCCDCDYVSIYDGPSVGSRYLGKVCNDSLSTFYSTSNYMTVLFRTDMSVVARGFNAEFISSLPPSSGRVDCSSDNMNIVIDKSYLNSLGYDAHNLYLSDPHCRPQISSYSVVFSFPINTCGNVREFQNGRVVYTNTIRAYSSNSGEITRQSHLKMNVSCRMEQDSVSQIMYVVHDHDNTSITGTGRFNTSMDFYTSSSFFYKVTEVPYKVKLNQRLYVQVNLRRSDSSLVLFLDTCVTSPSPHDFQSRSYDLVRNGCPVDDTYAAYSTGTRPYARFRFQAFQFLRASDTVYIQCKVLICQASDYNSRCRQGCNKRVARDLGSEHDSETLVLGPIQLEDPEQKEEETQEQDEA; translated from the exons atgtggaaatactcaa ATTACTGCATGGACACCACTTACATGCCAGAAACAACAACAG ATCTGCCCTCATGTCTTTACAACTGCGGCAGTTACCTGGGAAGCTGCTCCTGCGAGAGCTCTTGTCATTACTATGGCAGCTGTTGCCCTGACTACAACT ATTACTGCCCAATGCCGACCACAACACTGCAACCTGATACAACTGACACAGACATCACGC ATTGGTATACGTGTCAAGGCAACTGCGGCATAGACATGGGTATCTGCTCCTGCACCAGCTCTTGTGAATACCGTGGAAACTGTTGCTATCACTACAGAG ATTACTGCCTCGACACCACAGCCGATCTATGGACAACAG GTCAGCCCTCGTGTCGTTACAACTGTGGCTGGGACATGGGAAGCTGCTCCTGCAGAAGCTCTTGTCTAAACTATGGCAACTGTTGTGATGACTTCTACA gtTACTGTGACTACTCTACTACTGAAGGATCATTGATAACAG ATAACCCCTCATGTCATGGGAAATGTGGCTGGGACATGGGAAGCTGCTCCTGCACAAGGTCTTGTGTGAAAAATCACAACTGCTGCAATGACTACTACG GTTACTGCTACAACTACCACACTACTGAAGAACCAGAAACTGCAATAA GTCAGCCCTCATGTGGTTGGTACTGTGGCTCGGACATGGGAAGCTGCTCCTGTGCAAGCTCTTGTGTATACTATGGCAACTGCTGCAATGACTACTACG attactgctactactaccacAGTACTGTAGGACCAGAAACTGCAACAG CACCGCCCTGTGGAGGCTCTCTGTTTGGCTCTGGTACCTTCTCCAGCCCCAACCACCCCGACCACTACCACGACAATGCCTACTGTGTCTGGCAGCTCAGGACTTCGTTCGACCAGAGAATCTTCCTGTCATTCACATACCTCCA attgGAGAACTGCTGCGACTGTGACTACGTTTCCATCTACGATGGGCCATCTGTCGGCTCTAGATATCTGGGGAAAGTGTGCAACGACAGTCTCAGTACTTTCTACTCCACTTCCAACTACATGACTGTGCTCTTCAGGACTGATATGTCTGTGGTTGCCCGAGGGTTCAATGCTGAGTTCATAAGTTCACTGCCACCAAGCTCAG GTCGAGTGGACTGTTCCTCAGACAACATGAACATTGTGATCGATAAGAGTTACCTGAACTCTCTCGGCTACGATGCCCACAATCTGTACCTGAGTGACCCACATTGCAGACCCCAGATTTCCAGCTATTCGGTGGTCTTCAGCTTCCCCATTAATACTTGTGGCAATGTTCGAGAG TTTCAGAACGGCAGAGTTGTGTACACCAACACTATCCGTGCCTACAGCTCCAACTCTGGAGAGATCACACGGCAGTCTCACCTTAAGATGAACGTGAGCTGTCGAATGGAGCAGGACTCAGTGTCTCAGATCATGTACGTTGTCCATGATCATGACAACACCAGCATTACAGGCACAGGCAGATTCAACACCAGCATGGATTTCTACACATCCAGCAGCTTCTTCTACAAG GTGACTGAAGTTCCATATAAGGTGAAACTTAACCAGCGATTGTACGTCCAAGTGAACCTGAGGAGAAGTGACAGTTCCCTGGTTCTCTTTCTTGACACCTGTGTGACTTCACCATCACCCCATGACTTCCAGAGCAGATCTTACGACCTGGTCCGCAACGG CTGTCCTGTGGATGACACCTACGCGGCCTACAGCACTGGCACTCGTCCCTATGCCCGTTTCAGATTTCAGGCTTTCCAGTTTTTGCGTGCCTCGGATACAGTGTACATCCAGTGCAAGGTCCTGATATGCCAAGCCTCTGACTACAATTCGCGCTGCCGCCAAGGCTGTAACAAACGTGTGGCCAGAGACCTGGGGTCAGAACACGACAGTGAAACTCTGGTCCTGGGTCCAATCCAACTTGAAG ACCCTGAGCAAAAGGAGGAAGAGACTCAGGAGCAGGACGAGGCTTGA
- the LOC131993160 gene encoding deleted in malignant brain tumors 1 protein-like isoform X2: MDSWKTVIASHGGQGYPWGTTPGSCRYNCGWDLGSCSCDYDCEWRGSCCSDYRDYCMDTTYMPETTTDLPSCLYNCGSYLGSCSCESSCHYYGSCCPDYNYYCPMPTTTLQPDTTDTDITHWYTCQGNCGIDMGICSCTSSCEYRGNCCYHYRDYCLDTTADLWTTGQPSCRYNCGWDMGSCSCRSSCLNYGNCCDDFYSYCDYSTTEGSLITDNPSCHGKCGWDMGSCSCTRSCVKNHNCCNDYYGYCYNYHTTEEPETAISQPSCGWYCGSDMGSCSCASSCVYYGNCCNDYYDYCYYYHSTVGPETATAPPCGGSLFGSGTFSSPNHPDHYHDNAYCVWQLRTSFDQRIFLSFTYLQLENCCDCDYVSIYDGPSVGSRYLGKVCNDSLSTFYSTSNYMTVLFRTDMSVVARGFNAEFISSLPPSSGRVDCSSDNMNIVIDKSYLNSLGYDAHNLYLSDPHCRPQISSYSVVFSFPINTCGNVREFQNGRVVYTNTIRAYSSNSGEITRQSHLKMNVSCRMEQDSVSQIMYVVHDHDNTSITGTGRFNTSMDFYTSSSFFYKVTEVPYKVKLNQRLYVQVNLRRSDSSLVLFLDTCVTSPSPHDFQSRSYDLVRNGCPVDDTYAAYSTGTRPYARFRFQAFQFLRASDTVYIQCKVLICQASDYNSRCRQGCNKRVARDLGSEHDSETLVLGPIQLEDPEQKEEETQEQDEA; encoded by the exons ATGGACTCTTGGAAGAC CGTGATCGCCTCACATGGAGGTCAAG GATACCCTTGGGGAACAACACCAG GTTCTTGCAGATACAACTGTGGCTGGGATCTTGGTTCCTGCTCGTGCGATTATGACTGTGAATGGCGGGGGTCCTGCTGCTCAGACTATAGAG ATTACTGCATGGACACCACTTACATGCCAGAAACAACAACAG ATCTGCCCTCATGTCTTTACAACTGCGGCAGTTACCTGGGAAGCTGCTCCTGCGAGAGCTCTTGTCATTACTATGGCAGCTGTTGCCCTGACTACAACT ATTACTGCCCAATGCCGACCACAACACTGCAACCTGATACAACTGACACAGACATCACGC ATTGGTATACGTGTCAAGGCAACTGCGGCATAGACATGGGTATCTGCTCCTGCACCAGCTCTTGTGAATACCGTGGAAACTGTTGCTATCACTACAGAG ATTACTGCCTCGACACCACAGCCGATCTATGGACAACAG GTCAGCCCTCGTGTCGTTACAACTGTGGCTGGGACATGGGAAGCTGCTCCTGCAGAAGCTCTTGTCTAAACTATGGCAACTGTTGTGATGACTTCTACA gtTACTGTGACTACTCTACTACTGAAGGATCATTGATAACAG ATAACCCCTCATGTCATGGGAAATGTGGCTGGGACATGGGAAGCTGCTCCTGCACAAGGTCTTGTGTGAAAAATCACAACTGCTGCAATGACTACTACG GTTACTGCTACAACTACCACACTACTGAAGAACCAGAAACTGCAATAA GTCAGCCCTCATGTGGTTGGTACTGTGGCTCGGACATGGGAAGCTGCTCCTGTGCAAGCTCTTGTGTATACTATGGCAACTGCTGCAATGACTACTACG attactgctactactaccacAGTACTGTAGGACCAGAAACTGCAACAG CACCGCCCTGTGGAGGCTCTCTGTTTGGCTCTGGTACCTTCTCCAGCCCCAACCACCCCGACCACTACCACGACAATGCCTACTGTGTCTGGCAGCTCAGGACTTCGTTCGACCAGAGAATCTTCCTGTCATTCACATACCTCCA attgGAGAACTGCTGCGACTGTGACTACGTTTCCATCTACGATGGGCCATCTGTCGGCTCTAGATATCTGGGGAAAGTGTGCAACGACAGTCTCAGTACTTTCTACTCCACTTCCAACTACATGACTGTGCTCTTCAGGACTGATATGTCTGTGGTTGCCCGAGGGTTCAATGCTGAGTTCATAAGTTCACTGCCACCAAGCTCAG GTCGAGTGGACTGTTCCTCAGACAACATGAACATTGTGATCGATAAGAGTTACCTGAACTCTCTCGGCTACGATGCCCACAATCTGTACCTGAGTGACCCACATTGCAGACCCCAGATTTCCAGCTATTCGGTGGTCTTCAGCTTCCCCATTAATACTTGTGGCAATGTTCGAGAG TTTCAGAACGGCAGAGTTGTGTACACCAACACTATCCGTGCCTACAGCTCCAACTCTGGAGAGATCACACGGCAGTCTCACCTTAAGATGAACGTGAGCTGTCGAATGGAGCAGGACTCAGTGTCTCAGATCATGTACGTTGTCCATGATCATGACAACACCAGCATTACAGGCACAGGCAGATTCAACACCAGCATGGATTTCTACACATCCAGCAGCTTCTTCTACAAG GTGACTGAAGTTCCATATAAGGTGAAACTTAACCAGCGATTGTACGTCCAAGTGAACCTGAGGAGAAGTGACAGTTCCCTGGTTCTCTTTCTTGACACCTGTGTGACTTCACCATCACCCCATGACTTCCAGAGCAGATCTTACGACCTGGTCCGCAACGG CTGTCCTGTGGATGACACCTACGCGGCCTACAGCACTGGCACTCGTCCCTATGCCCGTTTCAGATTTCAGGCTTTCCAGTTTTTGCGTGCCTCGGATACAGTGTACATCCAGTGCAAGGTCCTGATATGCCAAGCCTCTGACTACAATTCGCGCTGCCGCCAAGGCTGTAACAAACGTGTGGCCAGAGACCTGGGGTCAGAACACGACAGTGAAACTCTGGTCCTGGGTCCAATCCAACTTGAAG ACCCTGAGCAAAAGGAGGAAGAGACTCAGGAGCAGGACGAGGCTTGA
- the LOC131993160 gene encoding deleted in malignant brain tumors 1 protein-like isoform X3 yields the protein MNKTDCFHGKNTHTFSKYYCMDTTYMPETTTDLPSCLYNCGSYLGSCSCESSCHYYGSCCPDYNYYCPMPTTTLQPDTTDTDITHWYTCQGNCGIDMGICSCTSSCEYRGNCCYHYRDYCLDTTADLWTTGQPSCRYNCGWDMGSCSCRSSCLNYGNCCDDFYSYCDYSTTEGSLITDNPSCHGKCGWDMGSCSCTRSCVKNHNCCNDYYGYCYNYHTTEEPETAISQPSCGWYCGSDMGSCSCASSCVYYGNCCNDYYDYCYYYHSTVGPETATAPPCGGSLFGSGTFSSPNHPDHYHDNAYCVWQLRTSFDQRIFLSFTYLQLENCCDCDYVSIYDGPSVGSRYLGKVCNDSLSTFYSTSNYMTVLFRTDMSVVARGFNAEFISSLPPSSGRVDCSSDNMNIVIDKSYLNSLGYDAHNLYLSDPHCRPQISSYSVVFSFPINTCGNVREFQNGRVVYTNTIRAYSSNSGEITRQSHLKMNVSCRMEQDSVSQIMYVVHDHDNTSITGTGRFNTSMDFYTSSSFFYKVTEVPYKVKLNQRLYVQVNLRRSDSSLVLFLDTCVTSPSPHDFQSRSYDLVRNGCPVDDTYAAYSTGTRPYARFRFQAFQFLRASDTVYIQCKVLICQASDYNSRCRQGCNKRVARDLGSEHDSETLVLGPIQLEDPEQKEEETQEQDEA from the exons atgaataaaacagattgttttcatggaaaaaacacacacacattttccaaGT ATTACTGCATGGACACCACTTACATGCCAGAAACAACAACAG ATCTGCCCTCATGTCTTTACAACTGCGGCAGTTACCTGGGAAGCTGCTCCTGCGAGAGCTCTTGTCATTACTATGGCAGCTGTTGCCCTGACTACAACT ATTACTGCCCAATGCCGACCACAACACTGCAACCTGATACAACTGACACAGACATCACGC ATTGGTATACGTGTCAAGGCAACTGCGGCATAGACATGGGTATCTGCTCCTGCACCAGCTCTTGTGAATACCGTGGAAACTGTTGCTATCACTACAGAG ATTACTGCCTCGACACCACAGCCGATCTATGGACAACAG GTCAGCCCTCGTGTCGTTACAACTGTGGCTGGGACATGGGAAGCTGCTCCTGCAGAAGCTCTTGTCTAAACTATGGCAACTGTTGTGATGACTTCTACA gtTACTGTGACTACTCTACTACTGAAGGATCATTGATAACAG ATAACCCCTCATGTCATGGGAAATGTGGCTGGGACATGGGAAGCTGCTCCTGCACAAGGTCTTGTGTGAAAAATCACAACTGCTGCAATGACTACTACG GTTACTGCTACAACTACCACACTACTGAAGAACCAGAAACTGCAATAA GTCAGCCCTCATGTGGTTGGTACTGTGGCTCGGACATGGGAAGCTGCTCCTGTGCAAGCTCTTGTGTATACTATGGCAACTGCTGCAATGACTACTACG attactgctactactaccacAGTACTGTAGGACCAGAAACTGCAACAG CACCGCCCTGTGGAGGCTCTCTGTTTGGCTCTGGTACCTTCTCCAGCCCCAACCACCCCGACCACTACCACGACAATGCCTACTGTGTCTGGCAGCTCAGGACTTCGTTCGACCAGAGAATCTTCCTGTCATTCACATACCTCCA attgGAGAACTGCTGCGACTGTGACTACGTTTCCATCTACGATGGGCCATCTGTCGGCTCTAGATATCTGGGGAAAGTGTGCAACGACAGTCTCAGTACTTTCTACTCCACTTCCAACTACATGACTGTGCTCTTCAGGACTGATATGTCTGTGGTTGCCCGAGGGTTCAATGCTGAGTTCATAAGTTCACTGCCACCAAGCTCAG GTCGAGTGGACTGTTCCTCAGACAACATGAACATTGTGATCGATAAGAGTTACCTGAACTCTCTCGGCTACGATGCCCACAATCTGTACCTGAGTGACCCACATTGCAGACCCCAGATTTCCAGCTATTCGGTGGTCTTCAGCTTCCCCATTAATACTTGTGGCAATGTTCGAGAG TTTCAGAACGGCAGAGTTGTGTACACCAACACTATCCGTGCCTACAGCTCCAACTCTGGAGAGATCACACGGCAGTCTCACCTTAAGATGAACGTGAGCTGTCGAATGGAGCAGGACTCAGTGTCTCAGATCATGTACGTTGTCCATGATCATGACAACACCAGCATTACAGGCACAGGCAGATTCAACACCAGCATGGATTTCTACACATCCAGCAGCTTCTTCTACAAG GTGACTGAAGTTCCATATAAGGTGAAACTTAACCAGCGATTGTACGTCCAAGTGAACCTGAGGAGAAGTGACAGTTCCCTGGTTCTCTTTCTTGACACCTGTGTGACTTCACCATCACCCCATGACTTCCAGAGCAGATCTTACGACCTGGTCCGCAACGG CTGTCCTGTGGATGACACCTACGCGGCCTACAGCACTGGCACTCGTCCCTATGCCCGTTTCAGATTTCAGGCTTTCCAGTTTTTGCGTGCCTCGGATACAGTGTACATCCAGTGCAAGGTCCTGATATGCCAAGCCTCTGACTACAATTCGCGCTGCCGCCAAGGCTGTAACAAACGTGTGGCCAGAGACCTGGGGTCAGAACACGACAGTGAAACTCTGGTCCTGGGTCCAATCCAACTTGAAG ACCCTGAGCAAAAGGAGGAAGAGACTCAGGAGCAGGACGAGGCTTGA
- the LOC131993160 gene encoding deleted in malignant brain tumors 1 protein-like isoform X5: MDTTYMPETTTDLPSCLYNCGSYLGSCSCESSCHYYGSCCPDYNYYCPMPTTTLQPDTTDTDITHWYTCQGNCGIDMGICSCTSSCEYRGNCCYHYRDYCLDTTADLWTTGQPSCRYNCGWDMGSCSCRSSCLNYGNCCDDFYSYCDYSTTEGSLITDNPSCHGKCGWDMGSCSCTRSCVKNHNCCNDYYGYCYNYHTTEEPETAISQPSCGWYCGSDMGSCSCASSCVYYGNCCNDYYDYCYYYHSTVGPETATAPPCGGSLFGSGTFSSPNHPDHYHDNAYCVWQLRTSFDQRIFLSFTYLQLENCCDCDYVSIYDGPSVGSRYLGKVCNDSLSTFYSTSNYMTVLFRTDMSVVARGFNAEFISSLPPSSGRVDCSSDNMNIVIDKSYLNSLGYDAHNLYLSDPHCRPQISSYSVVFSFPINTCGNVREFQNGRVVYTNTIRAYSSNSGEITRQSHLKMNVSCRMEQDSVSQIMYVVHDHDNTSITGTGRFNTSMDFYTSSSFFYKVTEVPYKVKLNQRLYVQVNLRRSDSSLVLFLDTCVTSPSPHDFQSRSYDLVRNGCPVDDTYAAYSTGTRPYARFRFQAFQFLRASDTVYIQCKVLICQASDYNSRCRQGCNKRVARDLGSEHDSETLVLGPIQLEDPEQKEEETQEQDEA; this comes from the exons ATGGACACCACTTACATGCCAGAAACAACAACAG ATCTGCCCTCATGTCTTTACAACTGCGGCAGTTACCTGGGAAGCTGCTCCTGCGAGAGCTCTTGTCATTACTATGGCAGCTGTTGCCCTGACTACAACT ATTACTGCCCAATGCCGACCACAACACTGCAACCTGATACAACTGACACAGACATCACGC ATTGGTATACGTGTCAAGGCAACTGCGGCATAGACATGGGTATCTGCTCCTGCACCAGCTCTTGTGAATACCGTGGAAACTGTTGCTATCACTACAGAG ATTACTGCCTCGACACCACAGCCGATCTATGGACAACAG GTCAGCCCTCGTGTCGTTACAACTGTGGCTGGGACATGGGAAGCTGCTCCTGCAGAAGCTCTTGTCTAAACTATGGCAACTGTTGTGATGACTTCTACA gtTACTGTGACTACTCTACTACTGAAGGATCATTGATAACAG ATAACCCCTCATGTCATGGGAAATGTGGCTGGGACATGGGAAGCTGCTCCTGCACAAGGTCTTGTGTGAAAAATCACAACTGCTGCAATGACTACTACG GTTACTGCTACAACTACCACACTACTGAAGAACCAGAAACTGCAATAA GTCAGCCCTCATGTGGTTGGTACTGTGGCTCGGACATGGGAAGCTGCTCCTGTGCAAGCTCTTGTGTATACTATGGCAACTGCTGCAATGACTACTACG attactgctactactaccacAGTACTGTAGGACCAGAAACTGCAACAG CACCGCCCTGTGGAGGCTCTCTGTTTGGCTCTGGTACCTTCTCCAGCCCCAACCACCCCGACCACTACCACGACAATGCCTACTGTGTCTGGCAGCTCAGGACTTCGTTCGACCAGAGAATCTTCCTGTCATTCACATACCTCCA attgGAGAACTGCTGCGACTGTGACTACGTTTCCATCTACGATGGGCCATCTGTCGGCTCTAGATATCTGGGGAAAGTGTGCAACGACAGTCTCAGTACTTTCTACTCCACTTCCAACTACATGACTGTGCTCTTCAGGACTGATATGTCTGTGGTTGCCCGAGGGTTCAATGCTGAGTTCATAAGTTCACTGCCACCAAGCTCAG GTCGAGTGGACTGTTCCTCAGACAACATGAACATTGTGATCGATAAGAGTTACCTGAACTCTCTCGGCTACGATGCCCACAATCTGTACCTGAGTGACCCACATTGCAGACCCCAGATTTCCAGCTATTCGGTGGTCTTCAGCTTCCCCATTAATACTTGTGGCAATGTTCGAGAG TTTCAGAACGGCAGAGTTGTGTACACCAACACTATCCGTGCCTACAGCTCCAACTCTGGAGAGATCACACGGCAGTCTCACCTTAAGATGAACGTGAGCTGTCGAATGGAGCAGGACTCAGTGTCTCAGATCATGTACGTTGTCCATGATCATGACAACACCAGCATTACAGGCACAGGCAGATTCAACACCAGCATGGATTTCTACACATCCAGCAGCTTCTTCTACAAG GTGACTGAAGTTCCATATAAGGTGAAACTTAACCAGCGATTGTACGTCCAAGTGAACCTGAGGAGAAGTGACAGTTCCCTGGTTCTCTTTCTTGACACCTGTGTGACTTCACCATCACCCCATGACTTCCAGAGCAGATCTTACGACCTGGTCCGCAACGG CTGTCCTGTGGATGACACCTACGCGGCCTACAGCACTGGCACTCGTCCCTATGCCCGTTTCAGATTTCAGGCTTTCCAGTTTTTGCGTGCCTCGGATACAGTGTACATCCAGTGCAAGGTCCTGATATGCCAAGCCTCTGACTACAATTCGCGCTGCCGCCAAGGCTGTAACAAACGTGTGGCCAGAGACCTGGGGTCAGAACACGACAGTGAAACTCTGGTCCTGGGTCCAATCCAACTTGAAG ACCCTGAGCAAAAGGAGGAAGAGACTCAGGAGCAGGACGAGGCTTGA